TGATCAAGATGGGCTAAAAATTGAGCAAATTGGTGCAAGAAAATTCCGCTTTTATAACAATCGCCCAGAAACTGTGAAACTTCGTACAGATTCGATTGATGTTAATGGACAAATTGTGAGTGAGTATAATTTTAGTGGTCTCGTTATTGAAGACTTGCGCACAGGTCAATTCAAAGAAGGTGAGCTTCGGGATGACGAAGGTGTGATGAAAGCTGGAAAAACAGTCCGTATCACTTTAAAAATCATGGATGATAATTATCGAGAAATTACTGAAATTGAAATTACGCTTGATTTGGATAAGGATGTCCCAAAAACATAACAAAATGATAGTGGAAAAGAATAGTAATTCCTAGGTAGTAAGAAGCTACTTGGGGATTTTGTTTTATGGGGGTCTATGGATACTCTAAAAATCTGAGAATATAAGTTCAGTTAACGAGTATTATCCACATAGCTATTAAAGAACCTGTATTCACAAATATGATATACTAAGCTTATGACATGAAAAGCGTCTGCTACTGATTTAACCGATCAAGAATGAGCTAAGCTTGAGCTCTATTCCTCCAAACACCACACCTATAAATGGTTTAAGCGAGAACTTCGTGATTGCGACCTTATACGTCACAAAAACAGGCTGTCAATGGTATCTGATCCCTCATGGCTTCCTACTATATCCGATTGTATGGAGTTTTTAGTCGTACTAAGAAGAGTAGCCTATGGGATCAGATTTTGATAGTTCTCGTTAAAAAATCGAGTAGAAGCTGGTAGAGCAGTCTCAGAAACCTATGCTATCATTGATTCTCAAAGTGTGAAGATGACGAGTGCTGCATAAGAACATGGAATTGATGGTGAAAAAAAGTCAAAGAAAGGGAGCACTCCATTGCTGTTGATGACATTGGGAATCTTCAGGATGCTGTGATTCATGAGGCTAATCTTCATGACACGAAATCAGGGATTTTGGTTGCTCGTCAACTGATGACTCCATACTCAACCATCAAGCTTTTTTGGCTGATACTGGTTATTGCAACAGTTTTGACGAAATGATGACTGAGGAGTTCCAGTGTCCAGGCGATATTTCTAAAAAATCAAAGGAAGCTGGCAAATTATTCCCAAGCGAGGGGATTGTCGATCGGACTTTGAATCACTCTAGACAATTGGCTAAGGATGTTGAAAAATCAGTATCATCAGAAGTTGCTTTTGTGAAATGAACACGCATTAGTCGGTTTTTAAGGACTTTATGATGTTGGGAATACAGGTTCTAAAATTAAGACTTCTTCCGAGTATTCTTGTCCTACCAGAAAGAAGTCTTTTTAGATATTTTAGATTAGTTTTTTGTTAAATGAGTTACACCAAATGCCGTTTGATCCGTAAGTATATATCCATCTTTCTTGCCAAGTCCCCAATAGATGTTAGAGCGAAAACAGAATATAAATACGATAATGAACCAAAGTACGGCAAGGGCATAGTCATACCAGTTATACAGTTTGCTATCAAATACATCGATGAAATAGTATAAGCCAATAGGACCTAGTCCTAAAATTGCGGTAATTAAGCCGGCATTGTAAATGCTTTTTAGCCTTAAATTAAATATGGAATGCATAATGACTTCCATTAAAAGAAACAACATGGCAGATAATGTTAGAAAACGCACATTAGGTAGTAAAAGTGGGAATACATAAACTAAAATTAGGAATGTCCAGTTTCCAAACATCGAATTGAGATTGTTGCAATCCCACTTGGTTTTATCCATCTCATTGTTGCCAAGGAGTAGTTTTACTCCGAGTAGGGGAAATCCTCCAGGATAACCGAATTCCTCGAAAAAATGTAGAAACAACATACAAATGGAAGCCAAAAGACATTTTTGCACCTCGGTTACTGGCAAAAAAATCGCAAGCAGAGCCGTTAGACCAGCGAGATAGATAGAAATGTTATACCAATTATTTATCATTTTTTTCATAGAAATTACCTCTCAATTATATTATAATTAAATTATAATACGACACAGTGTAAAATAAAACAGGCAGTAGAGTGTAAAATGTCTAATTATAGGAGGCAATATGGCACGTCCAAGGAAAACAGAGTATGCTAATAGGGCTGTAGTAAAAATAGAAAATGCTTTTTGGAAACTTTTAGAGACGGAGAAATATACGGATATTACTGTTCTTCGAATTGCTCAAGATTCTGGGGTTAATCGCAATTCTTTTTATTATCATTATAAAGATATGGATGATTTGGCTTATCAAGCTTTTAAGAATAATACAAGGAACGATGCCTCGAGAATGATGATTTCGTCAATTTTAACTGTCTTAACATTGCAAGATGATGAAAAAGATTCAGATATTGATATGTCTATTTTACCAAATTCGAGACGTATCATGTTGTGTGCTAGAAGTGAGTCAACATACCTGAAACAACTGGTGAATGACTTTTTAAAGGAGATATGGTTAGATTCTTTTTCGATTAATGAAGATCGTTTGACAACAGAGGAGAAAATACAACTTGATTTTATTTTTGCAGGGATTGTAACTACTCTGGGAAGTCAAGAGATTGAGGATAATCCGCTTTTGATGTTGAAACTTGTTTCGTCAGAAATAGGAAAATCGATGCTTTTAACGATGAAGAAGATATCAGTAGCGCAAAATAATCGTTTTCTAGAAACTAAGCAGAATTTGCAGGGATGATAAATCCCAATTTTCATAACGATAGTAAATCTTAATTTCTAGTTACAGTCTTTAGTTATTATGTCTTATTGCTCCAATCACTCACGCACAATGACTTAGAACTTGTATTCACAAAAAATGTTAAACTAAAGGTATGACGCGAAAAAGATATGATATAGATTTAACTGATTGAGAGTGAGACAAACTTGAGCTCTATTTCTCAAACCACCGCACCTAAATGAAGGCTCTTTCAGCCGTTATCGCAACAGTTTTGAGTAGAAGATGACTGAGGAGTTCCAATGTCCAGTCGATATTTCTAAAAAAATCAAAGGAAGCCGGCAAATCACTCCCAAGCGCTAGGTTGTCGAGCGAACGTTCTCTTATTAGCTAAGGAGGTTGAAAAATCAGTATCTTCAGAGGTTGCTTTTGCGAAATGAATACGCATTAGTCGGATTTTAAGGGCCTTATGATGTTGTGAATATATTTTCTAACTTCCTATACGACCGTTCTTGGAGCGGAGATGCCCCTGCCTTCCATGGATATTGTCTTTTACACGCGACATTAAGCTATACATAAAGGGGCTAAAAATAGCCTCTTGTTTTTTTTGTAAAATCTTTCTTCCCCTTCTCTCCCAAAGGTTTTGCCCTTATAATTTCTACCTATACCCCATGATAGATTTTTGGTATTGGACAGGGTGTAAGCGAGATGGTACACTAGTATCAATCACATTAGACAACGATGGTTGTAGATAAAGGAGATAGATAATGAACTTTAAGAAATTATTGACGTTTGCTTTTGTAGGTGTGGCAGCAGCCACTTTGACAGCTTGTGGCTCTAGTAATTCTGCAGATGGTGGCAAAGACACTAAAATCACGGTCGTAGCTTCACCAGCTCCGCACGCAGAAATCTTGGAAGCAGCAAAACCAATCTTGGAAAAAGAAGGATATAGCCTAGATATCAATATCGTAAACGACTATGTAACGCCAAACAAGATTGTCTTTGATGGTGATGCAGATGCTAACTTCTTCCAACA
The window above is part of the Streptococcus himalayensis genome. Proteins encoded here:
- a CDS encoding HXXEE domain-containing protein, giving the protein MKKMINNWYNISIYLAGLTALLAIFLPVTEVQKCLLASICMLFLHFFEEFGYPGGFPLLGVKLLLGNNEMDKTKWDCNNLNSMFGNWTFLILVYVFPLLLPNVRFLTLSAMLFLLMEVIMHSIFNLRLKSIYNAGLITAILGLGPIGLYYFIDVFDSKLYNWYDYALAVLWFIIVFIFCFRSNIYWGLGKKDGYILTDQTAFGVTHLTKN
- a CDS encoding TetR/AcrR family transcriptional regulator; amino-acid sequence: MARPRKTEYANRAVVKIENAFWKLLETEKYTDITVLRIAQDSGVNRNSFYYHYKDMDDLAYQAFKNNTRNDASRMMISSILTVLTLQDDEKDSDIDMSILPNSRRIMLCARSESTYLKQLVNDFLKEIWLDSFSINEDRLTTEEKIQLDFIFAGIVTTLGSQEIEDNPLLMLKLVSSEIGKSMLLTMKKISVAQNNRFLETKQNLQG